The Leptospira sp. WS39.C2 genome contains a region encoding:
- a CDS encoding multiheme c-type cytochrome has protein sequence MKRKIFILLIFFFTIIIGLYVYKNRREVAIEEVFPGKIWAKPIPTLPDVKGVGAPTAKNCGNCHSEIYEEWKLSTHANALSDIQFQSELAKPSSPKWICLNCHIPIQNQRETIITSLRGGDYFQPIEIQNPNFNPEMKEEAITCATCHVRVDEKTNQSYVIGAHGGTSPPHPMKINRDFLNNRCQDCHNETYTLNQSLVCSFQTGTELQNTNSQNTCATCHLPEVRRSFVKLSLNRPVRTSHRHGFIGGGVPKKFDLYKDQIRLGYKPGIILSEFKLEKGTISIRLQNKNAGHHVTTGDPERFYLLILEGFDSFGKIIFQNETKIGQDWEWSPQAKKVNDNRIPSGGEFSWIQKPKNESNSIVKYRFQAIHVRLKNITSDFMIQSANQVPDPYQQKVKQIKTLYPHSSIIIESTFVIKDKSRKDTTLEALFNTNAKRRGE, from the coding sequence TTGAAACGTAAAATATTCATTCTCTTAATCTTTTTCTTTACTATCATAATTGGATTGTATGTTTACAAAAATCGTAGAGAGGTAGCAATTGAGGAAGTATTTCCTGGGAAAATTTGGGCAAAACCTATCCCAACACTTCCCGATGTAAAAGGAGTGGGTGCACCAACGGCAAAAAATTGTGGGAATTGCCATTCAGAAATTTATGAAGAATGGAAGTTGTCTACACATGCAAATGCCTTAAGTGATATCCAGTTCCAATCTGAATTAGCCAAACCAAGTTCACCCAAATGGATTTGTCTCAATTGTCATATTCCCATTCAAAACCAACGAGAGACTATTATCACATCATTACGTGGCGGGGATTATTTCCAACCCATAGAAATTCAAAATCCAAATTTTAATCCAGAAATGAAGGAAGAGGCAATTACTTGTGCAACTTGCCATGTCCGAGTGGACGAAAAAACAAATCAAAGTTATGTGATTGGTGCTCACGGCGGAACATCACCTCCGCATCCTATGAAAATCAATCGAGATTTTTTGAACAACCGATGCCAAGATTGTCACAATGAAACATATACTCTCAACCAATCCTTGGTTTGTTCCTTCCAAACGGGAACTGAATTACAGAATACAAATTCTCAGAATACATGTGCAACTTGCCATCTACCAGAAGTCAGAAGGTCATTTGTGAAATTATCTTTGAACCGACCAGTTCGCACTTCACATCGACATGGATTTATTGGGGGCGGAGTTCCTAAGAAGTTTGATCTTTATAAAGACCAAATTCGATTGGGATACAAACCTGGTATTATACTTTCTGAATTTAAATTAGAAAAAGGGACAATATCCATTCGATTGCAAAATAAAAATGCAGGACATCATGTTACAACAGGGGATCCCGAAAGATTTTATCTCTTAATTTTAGAAGGTTTCGATTCTTTTGGAAAAATCATATTCCAGAATGAAACTAAAATTGGTCAGGATTGGGAATGGTCTCCTCAAGCAAAAAAAGTAAATGATAACCGAATCCCTTCTGGTGGTGAATTTAGTTGGATACAAAAACCTAAAAATGAATCTAATTCCATAGTTAAATATAGGTTCCAAGCGATCCATGTCCGATTGAAAAATATTACTTCTGATTTTATGATACAATCAGCAAACCAAGTACCAGATCCATACCAACAAAAAGTGAAACAGATAAAAACATTGTACCCTCATAGTTCAATTATCATTGAAAGTACATTCGTTATAAAAGATAAATCCAGAAAAGATACAACTTTAGAAGCTTTATTCAATACAAATGCGAAACGAAGAGGAGAATAA
- a CDS encoding sulfurtransferase: MKIQKTYGIYLFSFSLFWALWLQLTAGPTKQVHHLEVETWFLSPKETIVLPDFKIIDTRSVSSRFTDQVANAHILGWEDLSQKESPFRGKLQSIESIHKKLFSLGFNQNDTILVLGDGTKGWGEEGRIVWSLREVGFSKTFWFNGKISSFKEILETRKRIQGSDQTKSINLFTTKPKTPVTTNITKEEITKHLPLGTYQILDTREPREYLGSTPYGESRGGHIPGAKLYYYQNLFDDKGHIKSKDEVVKTLTSLGITKSKPIIAYCTGGVRSAFVVGILRSYGFNAYNYSGSMWEWSFNKDLPLEK; the protein is encoded by the coding sequence ATGAAAATTCAGAAAACGTATGGCATTTACCTGTTTTCATTTTCTCTATTTTGGGCTCTCTGGCTACAATTAACAGCAGGTCCAACAAAACAAGTCCACCATTTAGAAGTAGAAACCTGGTTTCTCTCACCGAAAGAAACCATTGTTTTACCCGATTTCAAAATCATTGATACAAGATCAGTTTCATCTCGTTTTACGGATCAGGTGGCAAATGCACACATTCTTGGGTGGGAAGACTTATCCCAAAAGGAAAGTCCATTTCGTGGGAAACTGCAATCAATCGAAAGTATACATAAAAAACTTTTCAGTTTGGGATTCAATCAAAACGACACCATACTTGTGTTAGGAGATGGAACCAAAGGATGGGGAGAAGAGGGGAGGATCGTTTGGAGTTTACGTGAAGTTGGGTTTTCAAAGACATTTTGGTTTAATGGAAAAATTAGTTCCTTCAAAGAAATTTTAGAAACCAGAAAAAGAATTCAGGGTTCTGATCAAACTAAATCCATAAATCTTTTCACCACCAAACCTAAAACCCCGGTAACAACCAATATAACAAAAGAAGAGATCACCAAACATTTACCATTAGGAACTTATCAAATTTTAGATACAAGGGAACCAAGAGAATATTTGGGCTCTACACCTTATGGAGAATCGAGAGGTGGGCATATTCCAGGAGCTAAATTGTATTATTACCAAAACTTATTTGATGACAAAGGTCATATTAAATCAAAAGATGAGGTTGTTAAAACTCTTACATCACTTGGTATAACAAAATCCAAACCAATCATTGCGTATTGCACGGGTGGTGTTCGTTCTGCTTTTGTTGTTGGTATTTTAAGATCCTATGGTTTCAATGCATATAATTACTCTGGCTCAATGTGGGAATGGTCTTTTAATAAAGACCTTCCTTTGGAAAAATAA
- a CDS encoding DUF4395 domain-containing protein encodes MKLGFYPDVVNENVTRIVASTVVILGVFALLFPNLVVLGLLFLGFTLRVSYGPKWEPFAFFTSRYLVPWLGISFVPSAGPPKRFAQLIGFSFSLTAIIFFLSGHTLPYQITLATLVFFASLESFLGWCAGCFMFGLLMKFGLIPKEVCERCNNLNFNK; translated from the coding sequence ATGAAACTTGGGTTTTATCCAGACGTAGTCAATGAAAATGTCACTCGGATCGTGGCATCAACAGTTGTCATTTTAGGGGTGTTTGCTCTATTGTTTCCAAATTTGGTAGTGCTTGGTTTACTCTTTTTAGGTTTCACACTCCGAGTGAGTTACGGACCAAAATGGGAACCCTTCGCATTTTTTACTTCACGGTATTTGGTTCCTTGGCTTGGTATTTCCTTTGTTCCTAGTGCAGGTCCACCGAAACGATTTGCACAACTCATTGGATTTTCATTTAGCCTAACAGCAATTATTTTTTTCTTAAGTGGACATACCTTACCTTACCAAATCACACTTGCAACACTTGTTTTTTTTGCATCACTCGAATCGTTTCTTGGATGGTGTGCAGGTTGTTTTATGTTTGGTCTACTGATGAAATTTGGCCTTATCCCAAAAGAAGTTTGTGAACGTTGTAATAATTTAAATTTTAATAAATAG
- a CDS encoding helix-turn-helix domain-containing protein produces the protein MEGQNDNQENQRELDQNVDEVLTVVLGETLKRRRLELGYSMEKLSQLSTVSRGMLGLIESGKTTPSIGILWKLSKTLRIPIGEMIPDLFSQSPRFLPLHEGKVWTSPKNPIKSRVLFQEERERLNLVEWSIEQGKVNQFQHLPQAHDIKIYQVFGSSKIKLKQKSYQLEVGECVFFPISELESIENESNEPSRLLWISTKKFR, from the coding sequence ATGGAAGGACAAAACGACAACCAAGAAAACCAAAGGGAATTAGACCAAAATGTCGATGAGGTTCTTACCGTTGTTTTGGGTGAAACCTTAAAACGAAGACGGTTGGAACTTGGTTATTCGATGGAAAAACTCTCACAACTATCAACCGTCAGTCGAGGGATGTTAGGTTTGATTGAATCAGGCAAAACCACACCGAGTATTGGAATTTTGTGGAAGCTTTCGAAAACTTTAAGAATTCCCATTGGAGAGATGATTCCTGATTTGTTTTCACAATCACCACGTTTCCTTCCATTACATGAAGGTAAGGTTTGGACATCTCCAAAAAACCCAATAAAATCAAGGGTTTTATTCCAAGAAGAACGCGAAAGGCTGAATTTAGTGGAATGGAGTATAGAACAAGGGAAAGTGAATCAGTTCCAACACCTTCCGCAAGCACATGATATTAAAATTTATCAAGTTTTCGGATCCTCTAAAATCAAATTAAAACAAAAATCTTACCAACTAGAAGTTGGTGAATGTGTATTTTTTCCCATCTCAGAACTGGAATCCATTGAAAATGAATCAAACGAACCTTCTCGGTTGTTGTGGATTTCTACTAAAAAATTTCGCTAA
- a CDS encoding rhodanese produces the protein MKTYLYQLMVVILTAGFLGACGGNNQNDNNRNLLLAALALSNGIKVNTAVELAKESNDDYNLNEYGLITPQTLGKWVNNWAGTKPNGINGKLVILQNGPSATVGKEYVSGNGNDVVVYSFTFADGASALDGGDGFSQKRNSGLSDTVSIIANGAKVDAILNRFGIDPVNDLVVFVSSANAANHVQGTLRGFYSFRYWGFDHKNLAFLNGTLPRLAVTDGNFVPFSSTTNTPPNLNNRYSVKSLRVDNTILMLPVEDVIKAVKDPNNVNIPGITSSVFVSDARSSSGSSNEYNGVVRSTTSEVSGKYVGFEGRIKGAKDVPWTGLLDTEHRFKSKSDLKAYYDARGYQSGQTAIQLCRTNNRSQVTGFSYIAILGYPSTYYDGSWIEWGSLTGGGPAPKLPSDSPYRTDVPELSEVITYNVAGDVDVNLPTNLNTFATTSRKIIEEDKAYKR, from the coding sequence ATGAAAACCTATCTCTACCAATTGATGGTTGTCATTCTTACCGCGGGGTTTCTAGGAGCCTGCGGTGGAAACAACCAAAACGATAACAATAGAAACTTATTACTTGCTGCCTTGGCTTTGTCCAATGGGATCAAAGTGAATACAGCTGTCGAACTTGCAAAAGAATCGAACGATGATTACAACTTAAATGAATATGGACTCATCACCCCTCAAACATTGGGTAAATGGGTTAACAACTGGGCAGGAACAAAACCAAATGGTATCAATGGGAAATTGGTCATTTTACAAAATGGTCCAAGTGCCACTGTTGGAAAAGAATACGTATCTGGAAATGGAAATGATGTAGTGGTATATTCATTCACTTTTGCTGATGGAGCAAGTGCTTTGGATGGTGGAGATGGATTCAGCCAAAAGCGAAACAGTGGTCTCAGTGATACAGTATCCATAATCGCTAATGGAGCCAAAGTTGATGCTATCTTAAATCGATTTGGCATTGATCCAGTCAATGATTTGGTCGTTTTTGTTTCCTCGGCAAATGCTGCAAACCATGTCCAAGGGACTCTTCGTGGATTTTATTCCTTTCGTTATTGGGGGTTTGATCATAAAAATTTAGCCTTCCTTAACGGAACTCTACCTAGACTCGCTGTAACAGATGGAAATTTTGTTCCATTCAGTTCCACTACCAATACCCCACCTAACCTAAACAACCGCTATAGTGTAAAAAGCCTACGTGTTGATAATACAATCTTGATGTTGCCAGTAGAAGATGTCATCAAAGCAGTAAAAGATCCAAATAATGTAAACATTCCTGGTATCACTTCTAGTGTATTTGTTTCGGATGCAAGGTCTTCTTCTGGAAGTAGTAACGAATACAATGGAGTCGTTCGTAGCACCACTTCGGAAGTATCTGGCAAATATGTTGGTTTTGAAGGGAGAATCAAAGGTGCAAAAGACGTACCTTGGACTGGTCTTTTGGACACAGAACATCGCTTTAAATCAAAATCAGATCTCAAAGCTTATTATGATGCACGCGGTTACCAAAGTGGACAGACTGCAATTCAGTTATGCCGAACAAATAACCGATCACAAGTCACTGGTTTTTCTTATATAGCCATACTTGGATACCCTTCTACTTACTATGATGGAAGTTGGATTGAATGGGGAAGTTTGACTGGTGGAGGTCCTGCACCAAAACTCCCATCTGATTCACCATATCGTACAGATGTTCCAGAGTTATCGGAAGTGATTACCTATAATGTAGCGGGTGATGTAGATGTAAATCTACCAACGAACTTAAATACGTTTGCGACTACATCTAGAAAAATCATCGAAGAAGACAAAGCATACAAACGTTAA
- a CDS encoding rhodanese — protein sequence MLYQKYLILFFFLFSIITCKGQPEYAFLPQNLKLDLTPFLFRNYTPQELSTLSNSDYNQNQSGLITGTKLSRFLSNWSANKPNYTSGNLVVFQVQSSGSSGRFVFFDAKQTYAYPVANLNDLLTETRDDGVLSVDGIVGKGKKISDFFAIYGIDPTFDYIVFAPDTSNLSNLSSATFAYYSLLYWGFPKERLAVLNGSIADLTASNTLFTTPSYNYANSNRAGTTKTLFRDHTAIQLTIGDLIHSLKNGNSNLEEVDPIPTEGYFLIDGRTNAAYTGTTNSTSSGSKYANCTTKTNSSFVSNTCVTTFEGRIKSANNLIPTDLYDGTSFQFKSFSQLVTYLSNTGYTEQKLIYLYGEEGIRTSVVWFVLHQILGKPTRFYEAGWKQFGALGLRSPSSGSSPSAITQPASYWRTDVSTLAEVITANADANVPNYQLDLSRQFVKSSNKIRSEDKSFLRGSSTGGGTSGGGGPTGGGGNACGG from the coding sequence ATGTTATACCAAAAATACTTAATACTATTTTTTTTCCTATTTTCGATCATCACTTGCAAAGGCCAACCGGAGTATGCTTTTTTACCACAAAACCTTAAACTTGATCTAACACCGTTTCTATTTAGAAACTATACACCACAGGAACTTTCGACACTCTCCAATTCTGATTATAACCAAAACCAAAGTGGTCTCATCACAGGTACGAAACTATCAAGGTTTTTATCCAATTGGTCGGCGAATAAACCAAATTATACTTCAGGTAACTTAGTTGTATTCCAAGTCCAATCATCTGGGTCAAGTGGGAGGTTTGTTTTTTTTGATGCAAAACAAACTTATGCATACCCTGTCGCAAATCTAAATGATTTACTGACAGAAACAAGAGACGATGGTGTTTTATCAGTAGACGGTATCGTAGGGAAAGGTAAAAAAATATCCGATTTTTTTGCTATTTATGGAATCGATCCAACATTTGACTATATTGTGTTTGCACCTGATACAAGTAATTTGTCAAATTTATCTTCTGCTACATTCGCCTACTATTCGTTACTATACTGGGGTTTTCCAAAAGAAAGATTAGCAGTGTTAAATGGGTCAATTGCTGACTTAACCGCATCCAATACTCTCTTCACAACACCTTCTTATAATTACGCCAATAGTAACCGTGCAGGTACTACAAAAACATTATTTCGTGACCATACAGCGATCCAACTGACAATTGGAGATCTGATCCATTCACTGAAAAATGGAAATAGTAATTTAGAGGAAGTTGATCCGATTCCAACCGAAGGTTACTTTCTGATCGATGGACGAACAAATGCAGCTTACACTGGCACCACTAACTCAACATCATCTGGTTCTAAGTATGCCAACTGTACTACCAAAACTAACTCGAGTTTTGTATCAAATACATGTGTCACTACTTTTGAAGGAAGGATCAAATCAGCAAACAATCTTATCCCAACCGATTTATATGATGGAACCAGTTTTCAATTCAAATCTTTTTCACAACTGGTCACTTACTTATCAAATACTGGTTACACTGAACAAAAACTTATTTATTTGTATGGGGAAGAAGGGATCCGAACTTCAGTTGTTTGGTTTGTATTACACCAAATCCTTGGAAAACCTACAAGGTTTTATGAAGCAGGTTGGAAACAATTTGGTGCTTTAGGACTTAGGTCACCGAGTTCAGGGTCGAGTCCCAGTGCCATCACCCAACCTGCTTCTTACTGGAGAACTGATGTTTCAACACTTGCCGAAGTGATTACGGCAAATGCAGATGCTAATGTTCCTAATTACCAATTAGACCTATCAAGGCAATTTGTTAAATCTTCGAATAAAATTAGGTCAGAAGACAAATCATTTTTACGTGGTAGTAGCACAGGCGGAGGGACAAGTGGTGGTGGCGGTCCGACAGGTGGAGGTGGAAATGCTTGCGGTGGATGA
- a CDS encoding multiheme c-type cytochrome has protein sequence MKSFSLQLLVLFWIFTIHGSCKENSFLEEHWKHPLPLLSGTNQGYQNTLSHNESNLDPKQCSRCHETQWKSWKNSFHAKSIGNGIVWQKEILKPKEFNNCLDCHSPLLETKAEVSSILQTSEILQSHKQHFPDGIKNPSVQCASCHIRNQTWYGPPRKMVYQNDSNNDSLPHNGFQAKIEFESSLFCKSCHESPEYGVFLNGKQLMEVYKEWSNSSFARQGIQCQNCHMPGREHSWKGIHDKEFVRESVQPSWKLERISNAEIRIHAELKSINVGHNFPTYLVPKVGLRFYTIDKSGKRNLIEESIIGRLVNTSLSEEYYDTRIAPNEKHTVNFTYKLKNEKIERIEWETLVDPDEHYVRSFEESLFEKSSLLSPEAKKQLTLSLSEKRESEYNLFTLSLPMPVLLQQ, from the coding sequence ATGAAATCTTTTTCTTTACAACTGTTAGTTTTGTTTTGGATTTTTACGATTCACGGCAGTTGTAAGGAAAATTCATTTTTAGAGGAACATTGGAAACATCCTTTGCCACTGCTTTCAGGCACTAACCAAGGATATCAAAATACACTTTCCCATAACGAATCCAATTTGGATCCCAAACAATGTTCCAGATGCCATGAAACCCAATGGAAATCTTGGAAAAATAGTTTCCATGCGAAGTCCATTGGGAATGGGATTGTTTGGCAAAAAGAAATATTAAAACCAAAAGAATTTAACAATTGTTTGGATTGTCACTCTCCTTTGTTGGAAACTAAGGCGGAAGTTTCATCTATTTTGCAAACAAGTGAAATCCTCCAATCTCATAAACAACATTTCCCCGATGGTATTAAAAATCCTTCCGTTCAATGTGCAAGTTGTCATATCCGAAATCAAACTTGGTATGGTCCTCCAAGAAAAATGGTATATCAAAATGATTCGAACAATGATTCCCTACCACATAACGGATTTCAGGCGAAAATAGAATTTGAGTCATCTCTTTTTTGTAAATCTTGTCATGAAAGTCCTGAATATGGTGTGTTTTTAAATGGGAAACAATTGATGGAAGTTTACAAAGAGTGGAGTAACTCTTCTTTTGCCAGACAAGGAATCCAATGCCAAAATTGCCACATGCCCGGTCGGGAACATTCATGGAAAGGAATCCATGACAAAGAATTTGTGCGGGAGTCTGTACAACCTTCTTGGAAACTGGAAAGGATTTCCAATGCTGAAATACGTATCCATGCAGAACTCAAATCCATCAATGTAGGTCACAATTTTCCAACTTACTTGGTACCAAAAGTTGGTTTGCGGTTTTATACAATCGATAAAAGTGGAAAAAGAAATTTAATCGAAGAATCCATTATAGGACGTCTAGTGAATACAAGTCTTTCAGAAGAATACTATGATACAAGAATTGCACCAAACGAAAAACATACGGTAAATTTCACATACAAATTGAAAAATGAAAAAATAGAAAGAATCGAATGGGAAACATTAGTAGATCCTGATGAACACTATGTCCGTAGTTTTGAGGAAAGTTTATTTGAGAAAAGTAGTCTTTTATCGCCAGAAGCAAAAAAACAATTAACACTTTCTCTTTCCGAAAAAAGAGAAAGTGAATACAATTTGTTTACTTTGAGTTTGCCAATGCCTGTTTTACTTCAGCAATGA
- a CDS encoding PLP-dependent aspartate aminotransferase family protein: protein MFEHFETDAIRIQTKRTGEKEHSTPLFLTSSFVFDDAEHARALFAEEVTGNQYTRFSNPNTTELIEKLCALEHTEDGIATASGMSAVFTSIFGLVKSGDHIVSARAIFGSTHQIFANILPRFGVTTTYVDIDKPDDWEVAIRENTKILYIETPSNPGLDIVDLEWVASLCKKKKIILIVDNCFCSPYIQRPADFGADIVIHSATKYLDGQGRTIAGVILGKKELIQPIRYMARNTGPSLSPMNAWIISKSLETLAVRMDRHAENAMKLATFLQESSDVDLVRYPFLPNDPGYAIAKKQMRSGGGIVSFVIKGGVERAKKFLDALQWFSLTANLGDTRTTVTHPTTTTHSKLTEDERLAVGIKPGLIRVSVGLEHIDDIIAEVKQALANSK from the coding sequence ATGTTTGAACATTTTGAAACCGACGCCATCCGCATCCAAACCAAACGCACTGGGGAAAAAGAACATTCCACCCCATTATTTTTAACTTCTAGTTTTGTGTTTGATGATGCCGAACATGCAAGGGCCCTTTTTGCAGAAGAGGTAACAGGAAATCAATACACAAGATTTTCCAATCCAAACACAACAGAACTTATCGAAAAATTATGTGCACTAGAACATACAGAAGATGGTATCGCAACTGCCTCTGGAATGTCTGCGGTCTTTACTTCTATCTTTGGGCTTGTGAAATCTGGAGATCATATTGTATCGGCAAGAGCAATATTTGGCTCCACTCATCAAATATTTGCAAACATCTTACCACGGTTTGGTGTGACTACAACTTACGTTGATATTGATAAACCTGATGATTGGGAAGTTGCGATAAGAGAGAATACAAAGATCCTTTACATTGAAACACCTTCTAATCCAGGACTAGATATTGTGGACTTGGAATGGGTTGCATCTTTATGTAAAAAGAAGAAAATAATCCTTATTGTTGATAATTGTTTTTGTTCTCCATATATCCAAAGGCCAGCTGACTTTGGTGCTGACATCGTGATCCACTCGGCCACCAAATACTTGGATGGACAAGGAAGGACCATAGCTGGTGTGATCTTAGGTAAAAAAGAACTCATCCAACCCATACGGTATATGGCAAGGAACACAGGTCCTTCTCTTTCACCAATGAATGCTTGGATCATATCTAAAAGTTTGGAAACATTGGCAGTGCGTATGGACCGTCATGCAGAAAATGCAATGAAACTTGCTACTTTTTTACAAGAGTCAAGTGATGTTGATCTCGTTAGGTATCCCTTTTTGCCAAATGACCCTGGTTATGCGATCGCTAAAAAACAAATGCGTTCTGGTGGAGGAATTGTTTCTTTTGTCATCAAAGGTGGAGTGGAAAGGGCTAAAAAATTCTTAGACGCACTCCAATGGTTTTCGTTAACGGCCAATTTGGGAGATACGAGAACTACAGTGACCCATCCCACTACAACCACACACTCCAAACTTACTGAAGACGAACGTTTGGCAGTTGGGATCAAACCTGGACTCATCCGAGTGTCTGTAGGGCTGGAACATATTGATGATATCATTGCTGAAGTAAAACAGGCATTGGCAAACTCAAAGTAA
- a CDS encoding ABC transporter ATP-binding protein yields MILGIEADHIFKSFGEPPQVVLQDVSLKIKEGDFVALTGKSGSGKSTLLYIVSGLDNPTSGEVKLSGKSLSEMDSKALHELRNLSIGFVFQFHYLLPELTGLENITMPARKTRKQKLVEDYALHLMESFSVSHCKDKFPSQMSGGEGQRVAIARALVQKPKFLFADEPTGNLDTANGDKVMDIFKRINKEDGTTILFVTHDTDYAAIARQRIHMVDGKIAEIS; encoded by the coding sequence ATGATTTTAGGGATTGAAGCAGACCATATTTTTAAATCGTTTGGAGAACCGCCGCAGGTTGTCTTACAGGATGTTTCTTTAAAAATCAAAGAAGGTGATTTTGTTGCCCTCACTGGGAAGTCAGGTTCTGGTAAATCTACTTTGTTGTATATTGTCAGCGGACTCGACAATCCTACAAGTGGCGAGGTAAAACTCAGTGGGAAATCCTTATCCGAAATGGATAGCAAAGCTCTCCATGAACTGAGGAATCTTTCTATAGGGTTTGTCTTTCAATTTCACTACTTATTACCAGAACTAACGGGATTGGAAAATATCACAATGCCCGCTCGTAAAACAAGGAAACAAAAACTAGTAGAAGACTATGCTCTGCATTTGATGGAAAGTTTTTCAGTTTCCCACTGCAAAGATAAGTTTCCAAGCCAAATGTCTGGTGGGGAAGGGCAAAGGGTTGCCATTGCAAGAGCTTTAGTTCAAAAACCCAAGTTTTTATTTGCAGATGAACCCACAGGGAATTTGGATACAGCAAACGGTGATAAGGTGATGGATATATTCAAAAGAATCAATAAAGAGGATGGGACCACAATATTATTTGTGACACATGACACTGATTATGCGGCAATAGCCAGGCAAAGGATCCATATGGTGGATGGAAAAATTGCTGAAATTTCATAA
- a CDS encoding ABC transporter permease has protein sequence MLFLAIRQILSRPQQSILTLIGIILGTAGYIVFSGIMLGFQAVITDQLVNSDGQIKISPKDELITERTFDDVFFQGKEVRWLSPPSGRTDNSRLTNVLGWMDKLSNDHRVVSFAPQLTKEVIFVNGKSTAPARFVGVDPNIQPKVTNLSDYIVEGKLADLSRGTSLAIVGEGVLNKLGAKLDDTIFVYIPGTDLIPIKIVGVLSTGNRLVDEVTVYSSLSTVQSITKSSGEVSQIIVKIKDIRAAATIAEDWRYFSKDKVESWDEVNASILQVFRTQDIVRNSTTFTIILVVAFGIYNILNMVVNQKKKEVAILRSIGFDEKDTIQLFIFQGLFLGTLGAIIGILVGVLGCYYIDGIPIGDPKQNSKALMKTMMISWDVMIYIKGFSIAVLSASVASFIPARMASRLSPVDIIRGAT, from the coding sequence ATGTTATTCCTTGCAATCCGTCAAATTTTATCTAGACCCCAACAATCCATTTTAACCTTAATTGGGATTATTCTTGGGACTGCTGGTTATATTGTATTTTCTGGAATTATGTTGGGGTTCCAAGCCGTCATTACTGACCAACTTGTGAATTCGGATGGGCAAATCAAAATTTCTCCGAAAGACGAACTCATCACGGAACGTACGTTTGATGATGTATTCTTTCAAGGAAAAGAGGTGAGATGGCTTTCTCCTCCTTCCGGTAGAACAGATAATTCACGTTTAACGAATGTTCTTGGGTGGATGGACAAATTGTCGAATGACCATCGGGTTGTATCCTTTGCTCCTCAACTCACTAAAGAAGTGATATTTGTAAATGGAAAATCAACGGCTCCCGCAAGGTTTGTGGGTGTGGATCCGAATATCCAACCAAAAGTAACCAATCTCAGTGATTATATCGTCGAAGGGAAATTAGCTGACCTTTCACGGGGAACTTCGCTTGCCATTGTTGGGGAAGGGGTACTGAATAAACTCGGTGCCAAATTAGACGATACTATTTTTGTGTATATCCCTGGAACGGATCTAATCCCTATCAAAATTGTGGGAGTCTTAAGCACTGGGAATCGTTTGGTAGATGAAGTGACTGTGTATTCTTCCCTTTCCACTGTACAAAGTATCACAAAGTCAAGTGGTGAGGTATCGCAAATCATTGTCAAAATCAAAGACATTCGTGCGGCTGCAACGATTGCAGAAGATTGGCGTTACTTCAGTAAAGACAAAGTGGAAAGTTGGGACGAAGTGAATGCAAGTATCTTACAAGTGTTTCGGACACAAGACATTGTTCGGAACTCAACAACCTTTACCATCATCCTTGTCGTTGCATTTGGAATTTATAATATACTTAACATGGTTGTGAACCAGAAAAAGAAGGAAGTAGCTATCTTACGTTCGATTGGTTTTGATGAGAAAGATACAATTCAGTTATTCATTTTCCAAGGTTTATTTTTAGGGACCTTAGGTGCTATCATTGGAATTTTGGTAGGGGTTCTTGGTTGTTATTATATTGATGGAATTCCCATAGGAGATCCAAAACAAAACTCAAAAGCACTTATGAAAACCATGATGATTTCTTGGGATGTGATGATTTATATAAAAGGTTTTTCAATAGCAGTTCTTAGTGCTTCGGTTGCCAGTTTTATCCCTGCACGTATGGCAAGCCGTTTGTCACCTGTAGACATCATCCGAGGTGCTACATGA